A stretch of the Ptychodera flava strain L36383 chromosome 18, AS_Pfla_20210202, whole genome shotgun sequence genome encodes the following:
- the LOC139117547 gene encoding uncharacterized protein gives MSDAELKAALEDWLKKFQEFFVASDTEALAETLFTADSTMLAPGFEVQHKREGVARVLSEMKSAGVHNILFNIHDFGSSSGGELVFQRSSYTMVKADGSTIEVGKYLAVIKKIDGAYFYYSVCFNKDTK, from the exons ATGTCTGACGCCGAACTTAAAGCCGCTCTTGAAGACTGGCTGAAGAAATTCCAAGAATTCTTCGTTGCTAGCGATACTGAGGCCTTAGCCGAGACATTGTTCACGGCTGACTCGACGATGTTAGCTCCAGGCTTTGAAGTGCAACATAAAAGAGAAG GTGTAGCTCGGGTTCTCTCCGAGATGAAGTCTGCCGGTGTACATAACATCTTATTTAACATTCATGACTTCGGCAGTAGCTCTGGTGGTGAGTTGGTGTTTCAACGTTCATCGTATACCATGGTAAAGGCCGATGGTTCAACAATTGAAGTTGGCAAATACTTGGCTGTAATTAAGAAGATTGATGGTGCTTATTTCTACTACAGCGTTTGTTTCAACAAAGACACTAAGTAA